The Fibrobacter sp. UWT2 sequence CTCGGAACCCGAGCCCTTGCGCTGCATCATGATAGAAATGGCAAGCAAGGCGCCACTGTATTCGTCACCATCAAAAAGTCCAATATCTTCGGCAGCACGACCATCGGTCGTGAGCGTCTGCTGCTGTTGCCCACCAAAGTTCCAGCCGCCAAAGCCACCGCCGTTTCCGCCACCAGTGCTACTGGAGCCCGAAGACTTATCCCACTGGATTTCAAAGCTCGAAAGGATTTCACGCAGGGCCTGAGCCTTGACGGCGCGAATCGGCTGGTTGTTGCCGCTGTTTTCCACGAGCTTAAGCACACGACCCGCTTCCATGTGGGTCAGGATATTCACGTTCACCGTATCTTTTTCGGTCACGTCAACCACGGCTTCGAGAGTCACCGGCTTAGAAGAAAGCCCGCCCGTCAGTTCACTGCGGAAATAGCCGTTAGCCTTCACACGCAAATAGGGCGACACATAGTCTACGCTGTCAAAGCTGTAGTTACCATCGCCATTCAAAATACAAGTCTTGTGGGTACGCTTGGAATCTGCCAAATGTTGCGTACTGTCAAGTTCGATCAGCTTAATAGATGTACCGTAGCGGAACGGGCCCTTTTCGGCAACGCCCACCAAGTGGGCCCCCACAATGCGCGGTTCTGCCGTATCGACGGCGGCTGTATTGACGGTGTTACCGCCACCAAAGCCCCACGGCGAGGTGCCACCACCCGAGCTTGAGCCCTTGTCGTCATCTTCATCTTCGACACCCGTGTACATCTTGCCATCGCGGCAAGAAATTCCCGTGGCCTGAGAGACCTCTTCCGAAGGAACCCACTCGCCCGCCAGGCAGAAATACAGAACGTTTTCGCTCTTGACCAGGAAGGATTCGCCCTCGCTTTGGGCAGTACATTCCGGCAAGGCATCTACATCGACCACAGCCGTGGAATCTTCAATAACCGGATCTTCAATACCGACAACCGCACCCGTGGAGGAACTCGACGTGTTCGGATTGTCTGGGTCACTCAGATTGCCCGATTCACCCGGTTTGTCCGAATCCGCAGCACTCGAAATGGGGCGGCCCAAAGAATCTCGTTGGACTACAGCGCTAGAGTTTTTATCCCCGCGATGGGAGCCACTACCGCTGGAATTAGGATCGTCATATTCGTCATCATATTCATCGTCAGGATCATATTCTTCATTCGAAGAAGACGAACTACCGGAACACGCCTGCAAAGAGAAGGCGAACCAAGCAGAGACTATAATCCAAAATAGGCGATTCATATTCGTCGTTCCTAAAATTATTCGCAATATAACAAGAAACTACTTTATTTTCAACGAAAAAGCCAACAGAATCTACCAAAGACACCCGCCAAAACAGGGGCAATGAGTAGAATCACAAAAAAACTGCAAAAACGGAACTTTTTAGCGCATTTTTCCGGTTTCGAGGAACCTAGAATGCATCTCGAATGCCCTATCAAGGGCAAGAGGCATATGAACGGCCTTGGCGTGCTTTAGGCTGTATTCCAAGAAATCGGTGAGCGGTTCGCGGAAATCCGGATGGGCGCAATTCTTGATAATGAGTCTTGCACGGTCTTCTGCCGAAAGGCCTCGCAAGTCAGCAAGTCCCTGTTCCGTCACAAAGACCATGGTGTCGTGATCCGTCTGGTCCACGTGACTCACGTAAGGCACAATGGAACTGATGGCACCGTTCTTGGCCACCGACGGCGTCAAGAAAAAGCCCAAGTAGCAGTTGCGGGCAAAGTCCGCCGAGCCACCGATTCCGTTCATCATCGAAGAGCCTGTCACAAGGCTGCTGTTCACATTTCCAAAAATGTCGGCTTCAAGCGCCGTGTTCATGGATATCACGCCCACGCGACGAATCACGTCGGGGCTGTTGCTCACTTCTTGCTGGCGAAGCACCAGGTGCTTTTTCCAGTCCTTGGCGTTTTCCACGAATTCCTTCTGGGCGTTTTCAGACAAAGTAAGAGCCGTACCCGAAGCGACACCGAGTTTGCCCTTTTTAAGGAGCGGCAGCACCGCCTCTTGAATCACTTCGGTATACAGGTCGATTTGGCCCAGGCGATCGTCGCAGGACATGGCGTTCAGAACCGCATTGGCCACCTTGCCGACGCCACTCTGGAAGGCCATTCCCTTGGGAAGCCGGCCCTTTTTCTCTTCGAAGCTGATAAAGTCCAAAATACGCTGACCGATG is a genomic window containing:
- a CDS encoding acetyl-CoA hydrolase/transferase C-terminal domain-containing protein; translated protein: MTWINDKKCSAADAAAMINDGDVLGVSGFTLAGYPKEVPTALAARAEKLHAAGKPFKVTLFSGASTGDSCDGALARAQAVSLRMPYQSNPSLRKAINAGEIKYIDAHLGKMGYLVRTGALPAPTVAIVEVSAIMSDGRVCLSTSGGNSVTYLEMAPKIILELNTRFGDSFVGIHDVALPELPPHAKPLAIYSAGDRVGSEFVKIDPNKVVAIVETSRLDEVSPFVEPDEISTNIGQRILDFISFEEKKGRLPKGMAFQSGVGKVANAVLNAMSCDDRLGQIDLYTEVIQEAVLPLLKKGKLGVASGTALTLSENAQKEFVENAKDWKKHLVLRQQEVSNSPDVIRRVGVISMNTALEADIFGNVNSSLVTGSSMMNGIGGSADFARNCYLGFFLTPSVAKNGAISSIVPYVSHVDQTDHDTMVFVTEQGLADLRGLSAEDRARLIIKNCAHPDFREPLTDFLEYSLKHAKAVHMPLALDRAFEMHSRFLETGKMR